The DNA segment GCCATCAATGGTGCGGAAAATCACCTGGGGCTGGGATACCTGGAACTCATAACCTTCACGGCGCATTGTTTCGATCAGGATGCCAAGGTGTAATTCACCACGGCCGCTGACGGCCCAGCGATCGGGTGAGTCGGTGTCCTCTACCCGTAGGGCGACGTTGGTGAGCAGTTCTTTCTGCAGGCGATCTCGCACCTGACGGCTGGTCACAAATTTGCCCTCCTTGCCAGCGAAGGGAGAGTCATTGATGACGAAAGTCATCTGAAGGGTGGGTTCGTCAACCCGAATCAGGGGCAGGGCCTCAGGGTGATCGGGGCAGGCAATCGTCTCACCAATATTTACCTCGTCAAAGCCGGCCACGGCCACGAGATCGCCAGCGCGGGCCTCCTCAATTTCAACGCGCTGCAGGCCCTGGAAGCCAAGCAACTTGCTGATGCGGCTGCGCTTGATGCTGCCGTCGTCACGGATAAGCGCAGCAGGTTGGCCAGCCCTGATTGTGCCGTTGTGGATGCGTCCAATCATGATCCGACCCAAAAAGTCGGAGTAGTCCAAGGTGGTGACTTGAAGCTGCAGCGGCTTCTCGGGATCGCCCACTGGAGGCGGAACGTGCCGCAGGATCGCATCGAAGAGCGGTTTCATATTGTCGCTCTCGGTTTTCATGTCTGGCTTGGCGTAGCCGCCCATGCCACTCCCAAACAAATAAGGGAAATCGCACTGGTCGTCGTCGGCACCCAGCTCGAGGAACAAGTCGAGAACCTTGTCGACAGCAACCTCGGGGTCTACCCGGGCCCGATCAATCTTGTTTACGAAAACGATTGGACGTAACCCTTTCTCGAGGGCTTTTTTAAGCACAAATCGGGTTTGGGGCATGGGCCCCTCGTTGGCATCAACAATCAGGAGGCAGCCGTCAACCATGCCGAGAACTCGCTCCACCTCACCGCCGAAATCAGCGTGTCCAGGGGTGTCAACGATGTTGATACGAATTCCTTCGTAATCGACGGCGGTGTTTTTGGAAAGGATTGTGATCCCGCGCTCACGCTCAAGATCGTTCGAGTCCATCACACAGGTCGGAACCGCCTCTCCCTCGCGGAAGATGCCCGATTGGGTGAGCATGGCATCCACCAATGTGGTTTTGCCATGGTCAACGTGGGCGATGATCGCAATATTGCGAATCGGCGTACCTGGGTGTGCACCGCTCATACAAATAAAACCCTACTTTTACGTTGAATGGAATCTGTTGACTTGAAGTTTATGTAGACGGAACGTTTGATGGAACGTTTACGCAGACTTGAAGCCATCGACCAACTCTATCCCACACCCCTGCCGCTTTTGAGGCTGCCGCGGGTCACGCCAAGACGGCTGTCCAGCTGTTCCTGCTGCCAGAGGCTGCGTCCGCTGATCTCACCCCGCAGGGTCGCTGAATATTGCTGCACCCGACGCTGGCTTTCGGCCCCTGATTCCTGCAACAACTCAATTCGGAACTGACGCACCCCAGCTCGCATCAAATGGGGCAGGGCCTCAGCAGCTGTCTGAGCTCGGCCATTAAACAAGGTGTTACGGCAGCCAAGATCCGCCCTCAGCGGGTGCTCACTGCCGCTGCGATCACGCAGAAGCACCGTGTGCTTTTCGCAAGGGCGGCCGCAGTCGGTGTGGTCGTGTCCGTCAGATAAGAAGGCGCAAAAGAGGCAGTGCTCCATGTGGAACAGGGGCATGTGCTGGTGGGCGGTTACCTCCACCTGGCCGGGGGGGCAGCCCCGCACCAGGGACAACATCTGCTTGAGGTCAAGGTCGTAGCTGGCGGTGATTCGCTGCAGCTTCCAATGATCTAGGAACCACGCGGCGGAAATTGGATTTGCGACATTCAAGGAAAAATCGCCATAGCAGGGAGCAAGGGGGGTTAGCGCCTCGAGCTGGTCGGCATTGCGCACCAGGTAGCCATCGGGGGCCGCCCGCACTAGGGGCTCCAGGGTCCAGCGCTCATCAGGCCGTGTGATGCGAGCCCCAGCCAGCCAGATGCCTCCAGGCCAGCAGCCACGGCCGATTGCCACGGCCTCGCGCAGCTCGGCCGGCTGTTCAAGGTCAGCAATCACTGACGCCACTGGTTGATCGCGCAGGGCTCTCAGTTGCTCAAGGCTGCGCACCAGCACAACCAACTGCGGCGCCGAATCCTCAGCCCTGCCCAAACCGGGCCTAGATATTGCCGAAGTAAAGGCTGGGCTGGAAAGACTCTCCAGTAGATCGTTGATATCAGATTTATCCCCTGCCAAAGGCTCCTGCGAGCAGCTGAGGTCAGGCTCAATTGCGGCCAGTGCCTCAACAAGCTCGCGGCGCAACTTGTTGAGCTGGGCTACTGGCAGAAAAAGCTCTCCCTCGAGAGCAAGCTCTAGCTGCTCCAACCTCCAGCAGGTGCCGCCAAGGCGCCCAAGCTGGGCTTGAAGTCGGGGGTTGTCTAGGGCTTGAACGCAGGCTGCTTGCAGGGCAGAGGCGGAGCGCAGCTTTATCTGCACAGATGCTGCTGGATCTAGTCCCTCTGCCCACTCAACCCGCAGCTCCAAGGGCTCGCCAAGCCGTCCTTGCAGGTGAAGCCGCAAGCCTCGGCTGCACTCCGGTGTTGCCTGGCCAGCCATGCGCTGCCATTGACTTTCAAGTGCGGGATCGCTGGTGAGCCAGCAGGGGCTACCCGCTGAAAGTCCGCGGGTTTCGATCCGGCCAGGGCCAAGCCGTACGGCCAGACGGCCCATGGGGCTCTGCTGCACAGCCATCAGCCGGCCGCCAACCTCCGCAGGTGGCTCCAGGGGAGCAGATCCAGGGGCCTCAAACACCAGACCATCGCCAGGCTTCAGAAGGGCCTGGGTCTGGATGATCCACCAACCGTCGGCACTGAAGCGCTCAAATACACCAATCTGAGGGCCACGCTTCTTGCTCCAGCGGCCGTGCACGAGAGCCTGGTGGTCGAGGCCCCCCAACCAGCCTGTGGAAAGCCCCCGCGAGAAGCTCAACTCCAGGGAGCGCCTCTGCTCAGCTGGCTGGGGCGCACTTGGTAGTCCCTCGGCTAGACGATCGAGTCCTTGCCGGTAGGCATCGGTAACAGCGGCCACGTAGGTGGCGTCCTTAAGACGCCCCTCGATCTTGAGGCTTGTGATGCCGATCTGCTTGAGCTGGGGTAAAAGCTCCCAGGCGGATAGGTCCTGGGGTGAGAGCAGGTAGCGCTGGTCTTGAAGATCGCGCTCTTCGCCGTCAACAATCAGCTGGTAGGGCAAGCGGCAAGCCTGGGCACACTCGCCCCGGTTGGCACTGCGCTGGCCCAGGGCTTCGCTGGTGAGGCACTGGCCCGAATAGGCAACGCACAGGGCGCCATGCACAAAAACCTCCAGGGGCATGGCCAACTGGCGATGTTGCAACTGGCTTTGCAAACGGCCCAGGTCGGTGAGAGTCAGCTCCCGGGCAAGCACGACCCGGGCACAACCAAGCTCCGCGGCCATGGCTACCCCTGCGGCGCTGGTGATCGACATCTGAGTGGAT comes from the Cyanobium sp. Tous-M-B4 genome and includes:
- a CDS encoding U32 family peptidase, with protein sequence MTIPELLAPAGNWQALRAAVANGADAVYFGVEVFNARMRAANFQQEELPELMHWLHRRGVKGFLTVNVLVFSDELVEAASLIRAAAAAHVDALIVQDVGLARLARKLAPELAVHGSTQMSITSAAGVAMAAELGCARVVLARELTLTDLGRLQSQLQHRQLAMPLEVFVHGALCVAYSGQCLTSEALGQRSANRGECAQACRLPYQLIVDGEERDLQDQRYLLSPQDLSAWELLPQLKQIGITSLKIEGRLKDATYVAAVTDAYRQGLDRLAEGLPSAPQPAEQRRSLELSFSRGLSTGWLGGLDHQALVHGRWSKKRGPQIGVFERFSADGWWIIQTQALLKPGDGLVFEAPGSAPLEPPAEVGGRLMAVQQSPMGRLAVRLGPGRIETRGLSAGSPCWLTSDPALESQWQRMAGQATPECSRGLRLHLQGRLGEPLELRVEWAEGLDPAASVQIKLRSASALQAACVQALDNPRLQAQLGRLGGTCWRLEQLELALEGELFLPVAQLNKLRRELVEALAAIEPDLSCSQEPLAGDKSDINDLLESLSSPAFTSAISRPGLGRAEDSAPQLVVLVRSLEQLRALRDQPVASVIADLEQPAELREAVAIGRGCWPGGIWLAGARITRPDERWTLEPLVRAAPDGYLVRNADQLEALTPLAPCYGDFSLNVANPISAAWFLDHWKLQRITASYDLDLKQMLSLVRGCPPGQVEVTAHQHMPLFHMEHCLFCAFLSDGHDHTDCGRPCEKHTVLLRDRSGSEHPLRADLGCRNTLFNGRAQTAAEALPHLMRAGVRQFRIELLQESGAESQRRVQQYSATLRGEISGRSLWQQEQLDSRLGVTRGSLKSGRGVG
- the typA gene encoding translational GTPase TypA — its product is MSGAHPGTPIRNIAIIAHVDHGKTTLVDAMLTQSGIFREGEAVPTCVMDSNDLERERGITILSKNTAVDYEGIRINIVDTPGHADFGGEVERVLGMVDGCLLIVDANEGPMPQTRFVLKKALEKGLRPIVFVNKIDRARVDPEVAVDKVLDLFLELGADDDQCDFPYLFGSGMGGYAKPDMKTESDNMKPLFDAILRHVPPPVGDPEKPLQLQVTTLDYSDFLGRIMIGRIHNGTIRAGQPAALIRDDGSIKRSRISKLLGFQGLQRVEIEEARAGDLVAVAGFDEVNIGETIACPDHPEALPLIRVDEPTLQMTFVINDSPFAGKEGKFVTSRQVRDRLQKELLTNVALRVEDTDSPDRWAVSGRGELHLGILIETMRREGYEFQVSQPQVIFRTIDGTPSEPYETLVLDVPEESVGACIEKLGIRKAEMQNMENTNDGRTQLEFVVPARGLIGFRGEFIRATRGEGIMSHSFLDYRPMQGDMDNRRNGVLIAFEEGTATFYALKGAEDRGQFFITPGTKVYKGMIVGEHNRPPDLELNVCKAKQVTNIRSAGAEVLDTLQAPIQMTLERALEYIGPDEMLEVTPQSIRLRKLPSKKAAKR